A region from the Sulfurivermis fontis genome encodes:
- the cyaY gene encoding iron donor protein CyaY, with the protein METMSESDFNRRIDDTLRAIEAALDAAGSDLDYENSGGILTVRCDNGSQLILNRQTPVRQLWLAARSGGFHFNWDAATEGWVRDSDGAGLLPVLQELFAAQCGESVSL; encoded by the coding sequence ATGGAAACCATGAGCGAATCCGATTTCAACCGGCGCATCGACGATACCCTGCGCGCCATCGAGGCGGCGTTGGACGCGGCCGGCAGCGACCTCGATTACGAGAACAGCGGCGGTATCCTCACCGTGCGCTGCGACAACGGCTCGCAGCTGATCCTCAATCGGCAGACGCCGGTGCGGCAGCTCTGGCTGGCGGCGCGCAGCGGCGGCTTTCACTTCAACTGGGATGCGGCGACGGAGGGTTGGGTGCGCGACAGCGACGGCGCAGGACTGCTGCCGGTCCTGCAGGAACTGTTTGCCGCGCAATGCGGCGAGAGCGTGTCGCTGTAA
- the lptM gene encoding LPS translocon maturation chaperone LptM has protein sequence MRFCWGQYALWAVIAVLAAMSMLGGCGARGDLYLPQDTQQQESQ, from the coding sequence ATGCGTTTTTGCTGGGGACAATACGCCCTGTGGGCCGTCATCGCCGTGCTTGCCGCCATGAGCATGCTGGGCGGATGCGGCGCGCGCGGCGATCTCTATCTGCCGCAGGACACGCAACAGCAAGAATCACAATAA
- a CDS encoding class I SAM-dependent methyltransferase: MMERIAEPELMDEAAQARAYAEADFSVPHQRFIELFRARFPGLAPQGCVLDLGCGPGDITRRFARAYPSCIVHGIDAAAAMLHHAEAMQAGSGLEGRIRYIHGYLPGAKLPLPNYDVVISNSLLHHLADPLVLWQSMLRYAAPGAAVFVMDLMRPHSRTAAQAMVEQYAAAEPDVLRHDFFHSLLAAYTPEEVAAQLAAAGLDLTVTVVSDRHFTVSGYLP; this comes from the coding sequence ATGATGGAGCGCATTGCCGAACCCGAACTGATGGACGAGGCGGCCCAGGCGCGTGCCTACGCCGAGGCCGACTTCAGCGTACCGCACCAGCGCTTCATCGAGCTGTTCCGCGCGCGGTTTCCCGGTCTTGCGCCGCAGGGCTGCGTGCTCGACCTCGGCTGCGGGCCCGGTGATATCACGCGCCGCTTCGCCCGCGCCTACCCGTCCTGCATCGTGCACGGCATCGACGCTGCCGCCGCCATGCTGCATCACGCCGAAGCGATGCAGGCGGGCAGCGGCCTGGAGGGACGGATTCGCTACATTCACGGCTATCTGCCCGGTGCGAAGCTGCCTCTGCCGAACTATGACGTGGTGATCAGCAACAGCCTGCTGCATCATCTGGCCGACCCGCTGGTCCTGTGGCAAAGCATGCTCAGATATGCGGCACCGGGCGCGGCGGTATTCGTCATGGACCTGATGCGTCCGCACAGCCGGACCGCAGCGCAAGCCATGGTGGAGCAGTACGCCGCCGCCGAGCCGGATGTGCTGCGCCATGATTTCTTCCACTCCCTGCTCGCCGCCTACACGCCGGAGGAGGTGGCGGCACAACTCGCCGCCGCCGGTCTCGACCTCACCGTCACCGTAGTCAGCGATCGCCACTTCACCGTCAGCGGGTATCTGCCATGA
- a CDS encoding rhodanese-like domain-containing protein, whose amino-acid sequence MAKMRVLLGTGVVALLSALAGNAQALEVKITESKETVTVQHHGKPFVIQREQDPNHIVDPAWGKTSRKCPPFCLQPNVPLPGIHAVGELEVLDFMEKFVNTGKGVLIDSRLPSWYLAGTIPGSINIPFTVFGEIPTAADVEKAFKLLGAVRRPNVGGLQRSLERNFGDWFGKDKTAYWDFTNAKEVLLWCNGPWCGQSPRAIKNLVNLGYPKERIHYYRGGMQMWKVLGFPTVVPDPASVMFEVSGGE is encoded by the coding sequence ATGGCAAAGATGCGAGTATTGCTGGGTACAGGCGTGGTGGCGCTGCTGAGCGCGCTGGCAGGCAATGCGCAGGCGCTGGAGGTGAAGATCACCGAGAGCAAGGAAACGGTAACCGTGCAGCATCACGGCAAGCCCTTCGTGATCCAGCGTGAGCAGGATCCCAATCACATCGTCGACCCCGCTTGGGGCAAGACCTCGCGCAAGTGTCCGCCCTTCTGCCTGCAGCCCAACGTGCCGCTGCCCGGCATCCACGCCGTGGGCGAGCTGGAGGTGCTGGATTTCATGGAGAAGTTCGTCAATACCGGCAAGGGCGTGCTGATCGATTCGCGCCTGCCGTCGTGGTATCTGGCGGGCACCATTCCGGGTTCGATAAACATTCCCTTCACCGTGTTCGGCGAAATTCCCACGGCGGCGGATGTGGAAAAGGCCTTCAAGTTGCTCGGTGCCGTGCGCCGACCCAATGTCGGTGGTCTCCAGCGTTCCCTGGAGCGCAACTTCGGTGACTGGTTCGGCAAGGACAAGACCGCCTACTGGGATTTCACCAACGCCAAGGAGGTACTGTTGTGGTGCAACGGTCCTTGGTGCGGCCAGTCGCCGCGCGCCATCAAGAATCTGGTGAACCTGGGCTATCCCAAGGAGCGTATCCACTACTATCGCGGCGGCATGCAGATGTGGAAGGTGCTCGGTTTCCCCACCGTGGTGCCTGATCCGGCCAGCGTGATGTTTGAAGTGAGCGGCGGCGAATAA
- the dapF gene encoding diaminopimelate epimerase, with translation MHLPFVKMHGLGNDFVVIDAYRRDVRLNSAQVRFLADRRFGIGCDQVLLVEKPTQNGVDFRYRIFNADGGEVEQCGNGARCFARFVRDEGLTTKDTIVVETASGVITLYVEANGEVRVNMGAPRFEPQQIPFTADAEADKYPLEVGGEPLAIGAVSMGNPHAVLRVEDIATAEVERLGPLLESHPRFPHRVNVGFMQIVDRRHIRLRVFERGAGETLACGTGACAAVAVGRRWGELDDTVRVDLPGGSLTIHWDGGNQPLWMTGPATRVFQGEIEL, from the coding sequence ATGCACCTTCCCTTCGTCAAGATGCACGGTCTGGGCAATGACTTCGTGGTCATCGACGCCTATCGCCGCGACGTCCGGCTCAACAGCGCACAGGTACGCTTCCTCGCCGACCGCCGTTTCGGTATCGGCTGCGATCAGGTGCTGCTGGTGGAGAAACCCACGCAGAACGGCGTCGACTTCCGCTACCGCATCTTCAATGCCGACGGCGGCGAAGTGGAGCAGTGCGGTAACGGCGCGCGCTGCTTCGCCCGTTTCGTGCGCGACGAGGGCCTCACCACCAAGGACACCATCGTGGTGGAAACCGCCTCCGGCGTGATCACCCTCTACGTGGAGGCCAACGGCGAGGTTCGCGTCAACATGGGCGCGCCGCGCTTCGAGCCGCAGCAAATTCCGTTCACCGCCGACGCCGAGGCGGACAAATACCCGCTGGAAGTCGGCGGCGAACCACTCGCCATCGGCGCCGTCTCCATGGGCAATCCCCATGCCGTGCTGCGCGTGGAAGACATCGCCACGGCCGAGGTGGAACGGCTCGGACCGCTGCTGGAATCACACCCGCGTTTTCCGCACCGGGTCAACGTCGGCTTCATGCAGATCGTCGACCGCCGCCATATCCGCCTGCGCGTGTTCGAGCGCGGCGCCGGCGAGACCCTGGCCTGCGGCACCGGGGCCTGCGCAGCGGTCGCCGTGGGACGGCGCTGGGGCGAGCTGGATGACACGGTGCGCGTCGACCTGCCGGGCGGCAGCCTCACCATACACTGGGACGGCGGTAACCAGCCGCTGTGGATGACGGGACCGGCGACACGGGTATTTCAGGGGGAAATCGAACTGTGA
- a CDS encoding DUF484 family protein, with amino-acid sequence MSTQPDIDSSVLSDASVADYLRRHPDFFLRHDYLLTDLELPHDAKGAVSLIERQVAVLREQRQELKRKLQQLTQTARDNEHLLERIEQLILGLLEARGSEALLRRLRDGLREDFHADAVELKLFGTDSARERELFTRVIERGEPVCGHIAPPQAQYLFGKAADELASGAVIPLFAAESQQCLGVLGIGSIDPRRFHAEMGTTFLRYLGAVVARLLRPAASG; translated from the coding sequence GTGAGCACACAGCCGGATATCGACAGTAGCGTATTGAGCGACGCCAGCGTCGCCGACTACCTGCGCCGCCACCCCGACTTCTTTCTGCGCCACGACTATCTGCTCACCGACCTGGAACTGCCCCACGATGCCAAGGGTGCGGTATCCCTCATCGAGCGCCAGGTGGCGGTACTGCGCGAGCAGCGCCAGGAGCTCAAGCGCAAGCTGCAGCAGCTGACCCAGACGGCACGCGACAACGAGCACCTGCTGGAACGCATCGAGCAGTTGATCCTCGGCCTGCTGGAGGCACGCGGCAGCGAGGCGCTGCTGCGCCGCCTGCGTGACGGGCTGCGCGAGGACTTCCATGCCGACGCGGTGGAACTGAAACTGTTCGGTACCGACAGCGCACGGGAGCGGGAACTCTTCACCCGGGTCATCGAGCGCGGCGAACCGGTGTGCGGCCACATCGCGCCGCCACAAGCGCAATATCTGTTTGGCAAGGCGGCGGATGAGCTGGCCTCCGGCGCGGTGATCCCGTTGTTTGCGGCAGAGTCGCAACAGTGCCTCGGCGTGCTCGGCATCGGCAGCATCGATCCGCGCCGCTTCCACGCCGAAATGGGCACCACCTTTCTGCGCTATCTCGGCGCCGTGGTGGCGCGCCTGCTGCGTCCGGCGGCATCGGGCTAG
- the lysA gene encoding diaminopimelate decarboxylase, with amino-acid sequence MDHFTFRDGRLYAEDIDVTILAERYGTPCYVYSRATIERHYRAFDAALAGTEHLVCYAVKANSNLAVLNVLARLGAGFDIVSVGELERVLAAGGEPARVVFSGVGKRADEMRRALEVGIHCFNVESEPELERLNRVAGELGLRAPVSLRVNPDVDAKTHPYISTGLKENKFGIDIQAAPDVYARAAEMPHIEVIGVDCHIGSQITETRPFVDALDRVLALVDTLYQRGIAVRHLDLGGGLGITYRDETPPLPGDYAAPLLDRLAGRDLKVIIEPGRAIIGNAGLLLTRVEYLKHTPHKNFAVVDAAMNDLIRPTLYEAWMDIVPAAPRSDVPEQHYDIVGPICETGDFLGKDRALALREGDLLAVRSAGAYGFSMSSNYNTRPRAAEVMVDGGQSFLVRQRETLPALYAGESLLPE; translated from the coding sequence ATGGACCATTTCACCTTCCGCGACGGCCGCCTGTACGCCGAAGACATCGACGTCACTATCCTGGCCGAGCGCTACGGCACGCCCTGCTACGTCTACTCCCGCGCCACCATCGAGCGCCACTACCGCGCCTTCGACGCCGCCCTGGCCGGTACCGAACACCTGGTGTGCTATGCGGTAAAGGCCAACTCCAATCTCGCCGTGCTCAATGTGCTGGCGCGCCTCGGCGCCGGCTTCGACATCGTGTCGGTGGGTGAACTGGAACGCGTGCTCGCCGCCGGCGGCGAACCGGCCCGGGTGGTGTTCTCCGGCGTCGGCAAACGCGCCGACGAGATGCGCCGCGCGCTGGAGGTGGGCATCCACTGTTTCAACGTCGAATCGGAGCCGGAGCTGGAACGCCTCAACCGGGTGGCCGGCGAGCTGGGCCTGCGCGCACCGGTGTCGCTGCGCGTCAATCCGGATGTCGATGCCAAGACCCATCCCTACATCTCCACCGGCCTGAAGGAAAACAAGTTCGGCATCGACATCCAGGCTGCACCCGATGTCTACGCCCGCGCCGCCGAGATGCCCCATATCGAGGTCATCGGCGTGGATTGCCACATCGGCTCGCAGATCACCGAGACGCGCCCCTTCGTCGATGCGCTGGACCGCGTGCTGGCGCTGGTCGATACCCTGTATCAGCGCGGCATCGCCGTGCGCCATCTCGACCTCGGTGGTGGTCTCGGCATCACCTACCGCGACGAGACCCCGCCGCTGCCCGGCGACTACGCCGCCCCGCTGCTGGATCGCCTGGCCGGCCGCGACCTCAAGGTGATCATCGAACCGGGCCGCGCCATCATCGGCAACGCCGGCCTGCTGCTCACCCGCGTCGAATACCTGAAGCATACGCCGCACAAGAACTTCGCCGTGGTCGATGCGGCGATGAACGATCTGATCCGCCCCACCCTGTACGAGGCGTGGATGGACATCGTCCCGGCCGCACCGCGCAGCGACGTGCCGGAACAGCACTACGACATCGTCGGCCCCATCTGCGAAACCGGCGACTTCCTCGGCAAGGACCGCGCGCTCGCCCTGCGCGAGGGCGACCTGCTCGCCGTGCGCTCCGCCGGCGCCTACGGCTTCTCCATGAGCTCCAACTACAACACCCGGCCACGCGCCGCCGAGGTGATGGTGGATGGCGGCCAGAGCTTCCTGGTGCGGCAGCGCGAGACGCTGCCCGCGCTGTACGCCGGCGAAAGCCTGCTGCCGGAATGA
- a CDS encoding CoA-binding protein yields MTTSFENPSREEICRRLRQIRTVAVVGLSPRSDRPSYVVAQALQRFGCRIVPVRPAVDSILGEPACADLQALPGPVDLVDVFRAPEYVDEIVDACIALNVPALWLQEGVVNAAAAQRARAAGIWVVMDRCIYKDWLGCGNALSNGADSG; encoded by the coding sequence ATGACCACCAGTTTCGAAAACCCCTCCCGCGAGGAAATCTGCCGGCGCCTGCGCCAGATACGCACCGTGGCCGTGGTGGGCCTGTCGCCCAGGTCCGATCGCCCCAGTTATGTGGTGGCGCAGGCGCTGCAACGCTTCGGCTGCCGCATCGTGCCGGTGCGCCCGGCGGTGGACAGCATATTGGGCGAACCCGCCTGTGCCGATCTGCAGGCGCTGCCCGGCCCCGTCGATCTGGTGGACGTGTTCCGCGCCCCCGAATATGTGGACGAGATCGTCGATGCCTGCATCGCGCTGAATGTACCGGCACTGTGGCTACAAGAAGGCGTGGTCAATGCAGCTGCCGCGCAGCGCGCCCGCGCCGCCGGTATCTGGGTGGTGATGGACCGCTGTATCTACAAGGACTGGCTGGGTTGCGGCAACGCCCTTTCCAACGGCGCCGACTCGGGGTAA
- the xerC gene encoding tyrosine recombinase XerC: protein MQEAALNWLERYAQHLRHERRLSPHTLDNYLRDLRHLSEFCDRQGIADWGALQAPQIRAYVAWRHRSGIGGSSLQRELSAIRSFFNYLLREGITGHNPALDIPAPKSPRTLPQTLDVDQTARLLEIPGDDDDAVRDRAIMELMYSSGLRLAELVGLDCNDVDMSDATVRVTGKGAKTRVLPVGRKALAALQDWLQRRHLQKGAAGTTALFLGRGGKRIAARTVQERLRRHALAQGLAVPVHPHMLRHSFASHVLESSGDLRAVQELLGHANIATTQIYTHLDFQHLAKVYDAAHPRARRKKDA from the coding sequence ATGCAGGAAGCGGCGCTGAACTGGCTCGAGCGCTACGCGCAGCATCTGCGCCACGAGCGTCGCCTGTCGCCCCACACCCTCGACAACTACCTGCGCGACCTGCGCCATTTGAGCGAATTCTGCGACCGTCAGGGCATCGCTGACTGGGGCGCCCTGCAGGCACCGCAGATACGCGCCTACGTCGCCTGGCGCCACCGCTCCGGCATCGGCGGCAGCAGCCTGCAGCGCGAGCTGTCCGCCATCCGCAGCTTCTTCAACTATCTGCTGCGCGAGGGCATCACCGGCCACAACCCGGCGCTGGACATCCCGGCCCCCAAGAGTCCCCGTACCCTGCCGCAGACCCTCGACGTGGATCAGACGGCGCGCCTGCTGGAGATCCCGGGTGACGACGACGATGCCGTGCGCGACCGCGCCATCATGGAGTTGATGTACTCCTCCGGTCTGCGTCTCGCCGAGCTGGTCGGTCTCGACTGCAACGATGTCGACATGAGCGACGCCACCGTGCGCGTCACCGGCAAGGGCGCCAAGACCCGTGTGCTGCCGGTCGGCCGCAAGGCCCTGGCGGCGCTGCAGGACTGGCTGCAACGCCGCCACCTGCAGAAGGGGGCCGCCGGTACCACCGCCCTGTTTCTCGGCCGTGGCGGCAAGCGCATCGCCGCCCGCACCGTGCAGGAGCGGCTGCGCCGCCACGCCCTCGCCCAGGGCCTGGCGGTGCCGGTGCATCCACACATGCTGCGCCACTCCTTCGCCAGCCATGTGCTGGAGTCCAGCGGCGACCTGCGCGCGGTACAGGAACTGCTCGGCCACGCCAACATCGCCACCACACAGATCTATACCCACCTCGATTTCCAGCACCTCGCCAAGGTCTACGACGCCGCCCATCCGCGTGCACGACGCAAAAAAGACGCATAG
- a CDS encoding flagellar basal body-associated FliL family protein: MKRLLSALLLCTSLASSAVLASGGGGAPAGPYLALEPAIVVNLRSEGRVRFMQVKVQAMSRDPAVLSALKEHTGPVRHALITLLSAQSVEQMYDVQAREQVRLQALEELRSVLETHAGLKREALEAIYFTDFVIQ, translated from the coding sequence ATGAAACGACTGCTTTCCGCCCTGCTACTGTGTACCTCCCTCGCTTCATCGGCCGTGCTGGCCTCCGGCGGAGGCGGCGCCCCTGCCGGCCCCTACCTGGCGCTGGAACCGGCCATCGTGGTCAACCTGCGCAGTGAAGGGCGTGTGCGCTTCATGCAGGTGAAGGTGCAGGCCATGAGCCGTGATCCTGCCGTACTGAGCGCCCTGAAGGAACACACCGGACCGGTGCGACATGCCCTCATCACCCTGTTATCGGCGCAGAGCGTGGAGCAGATGTACGACGTGCAAGCGCGCGAACAGGTACGCCTGCAGGCGCTGGAGGAACTGCGCAGCGTGCTGGAAACCCATGCTGGCCTGAAGCGCGAAGCGTTGGAGGCGATCTACTTCACCGATTTCGTCATCCAGTAG
- the hemE gene encoding uroporphyrinogen decarboxylase → MTELKNDRFLRALLKEPVDVTPVWMMRQAGRYLPEYRATRAKAGSFMELCKNPELACEVTLQPLDRFPLDAAILFSDILTVPDAMGLGLRFAEGEGPIFDRPVRTASDVDRLFVPDPEGELKYVMDAVRTIRRELDGRVPLIGFSGSPWTLATYMVEGGSSKEFARVKGMLYDQPALMHQLLDVTAQALTQYLNAQVDAGAQALMIFDTWGGALTPRDYQEFSLRYMAQIVAGLKREADGRKVPVVLFTKGGGQWLEAMAGAGADALGLDWTVDIGAARARVGDKVALQGNMDPCVLYASPERIRAEVAAILAAYGKGSGHVFNLGHGIHQHVNPEHAAAFVEAVHQLSTPYHQ, encoded by the coding sequence ATGACTGAACTGAAGAACGATCGTTTCCTGCGCGCCCTGCTCAAAGAGCCGGTGGACGTGACCCCGGTGTGGATGATGCGCCAGGCCGGGCGTTACCTGCCGGAGTACCGCGCCACCCGCGCCAAGGCCGGCAGCTTCATGGAACTGTGCAAGAACCCGGAGCTGGCCTGCGAGGTCACCCTCCAGCCGCTCGATCGTTTCCCCCTCGACGCCGCCATCCTGTTTTCCGATATCCTCACCGTGCCCGATGCCATGGGGCTCGGCCTGCGCTTCGCCGAGGGCGAGGGGCCGATCTTCGATCGCCCGGTGCGCACGGCGTCCGATGTCGACAGGCTGTTCGTGCCCGATCCGGAAGGCGAGCTGAAGTATGTGATGGATGCGGTGCGCACCATCCGCCGCGAGCTGGACGGCCGCGTGCCGCTGATCGGTTTTTCCGGCAGTCCGTGGACGCTGGCCACCTACATGGTGGAGGGTGGTTCCTCCAAGGAGTTCGCCAGGGTGAAGGGCATGCTGTACGACCAGCCGGCCCTGATGCACCAGCTGCTCGACGTGACCGCGCAGGCGCTGACGCAGTATCTCAACGCCCAGGTCGACGCCGGCGCCCAGGCGCTGATGATCTTCGATACCTGGGGCGGCGCGCTCACGCCGCGCGATTACCAGGAATTCTCCCTGCGCTACATGGCGCAGATCGTCGCCGGCCTCAAGCGCGAGGCCGACGGCCGCAAGGTGCCGGTGGTGCTGTTCACCAAGGGCGGCGGCCAGTGGCTGGAGGCGATGGCCGGGGCCGGTGCCGACGCGCTGGGGCTGGACTGGACCGTGGATATCGGTGCCGCGCGTGCCCGCGTCGGCGACAAGGTGGCCTTGCAGGGCAACATGGACCCCTGCGTGCTCTATGCCTCGCCCGAGCGTATCCGTGCCGAGGTGGCGGCGATCCTCGCCGCCTACGGCAAGGGCAGCGGTCACGTGTTCAACCTCGGACACGGTATCCACCAGCATGTGAACCCGGAACATGCCGCGGCCTTCGTCGAAGCCGTGCACCAGTTGAGTACGCCGTACCATCAATAG
- a CDS encoding c-type cytochrome, protein MRFVSFLLLALLALPLAAAPRGAELYAQNCAVCHGADGRGGVGVPLALPSFLSSVSDDYLIATIRHGRPGRVMPAFSQLRDAEVRAIVAHLRSWMPAGSTVVNLASGPVKGDAARGKTLFAERCAVCHGAHGEGGHGTGVTFSRPRDLPIIAPALNNPGFLASASDQMIKTTLMNGRDGTPMVSFLKQGLQERDIDDIVTYVRTFAKGPGWKPGNDDTPVLEMDSPYTFAETVEAVKRAAVGKNFRIIREQSLENGLFAETEETKETHIVYFCNFNFINQALALDPRVGLFMPCRITVVEREGQVKMMSINPKYLSRLFNNAELDKPCEEMYQVYMGIMEEASL, encoded by the coding sequence ATGCGGTTTGTCTCGTTTTTGCTGTTGGCTCTGCTGGCTTTGCCACTGGCGGCGGCGCCCCGTGGCGCCGAACTGTATGCCCAGAACTGCGCCGTGTGCCACGGCGCCGACGGCCGCGGCGGCGTGGGTGTGCCGCTGGCCCTGCCCAGTTTCCTGTCCAGCGTCAGCGACGATTACCTGATTGCCACCATTCGGCATGGCCGCCCCGGCCGCGTGATGCCGGCCTTCAGCCAGTTGCGCGATGCCGAGGTGCGAGCCATCGTCGCCCACCTGCGCAGCTGGATGCCGGCCGGCAGTACCGTAGTCAATCTGGCAAGCGGCCCGGTGAAGGGGGATGCGGCGCGCGGCAAGACACTGTTCGCCGAGCGCTGTGCGGTATGCCATGGCGCCCACGGCGAAGGTGGCCACGGCACCGGCGTGACCTTCTCGCGTCCGCGCGACCTGCCCATCATCGCCCCGGCGCTGAACAATCCCGGTTTCCTCGCTTCCGCCTCCGATCAGATGATCAAGACCACGCTGATGAACGGACGCGACGGTACGCCGATGGTGTCGTTTCTCAAGCAGGGCCTGCAGGAGCGCGACATCGACGACATCGTGACTTATGTGCGTACCTTTGCCAAAGGTCCCGGCTGGAAGCCCGGCAACGACGATACGCCGGTGCTGGAGATGGACTCGCCCTATACGTTTGCCGAAACGGTGGAGGCGGTGAAGCGTGCCGCGGTGGGCAAGAATTTCCGCATCATCCGCGAGCAGTCGCTGGAAAATGGCCTGTTTGCCGAGACGGAGGAGACTAAGGAAACGCACATCGTCTATTTCTGCAATTTCAATTTCATCAACCAGGCGCTGGCGCTGGACCCCCGTGTCGGCCTGTTCATGCCCTGCCGCATCACCGTGGTGGAGCGCGAGGGCCAGGTGAAGATGATGAGCATCAATCCGAAGTATCTGAGCCGTCTGTTCAACAACGCCGAACTCGACAAGCCGTGCGAGGAGATGTACCAGGTGTACATGGGCATCATGGAGGAGGCCTCGCTATGA
- a CDS encoding DUF302 domain-containing protein, whose amino-acid sequence MMRCRSLLLSLLLTFGLSAGVAADELFMVRSDHAFPETMSTLQEVITRHGYTVSRVQRVDIGLTDSGFKTDMYRLVFFAKPAELRDLSQRYPHLIPYLPWPITIFAEGEETLLVTANPAELHALAHNDELKQLFQRWSVEYRAILEEVRKGE is encoded by the coding sequence ATGATGCGCTGTCGGTCGCTGTTGCTGTCGCTGCTGCTTACGTTCGGACTGAGCGCGGGTGTCGCTGCGGACGAGCTGTTCATGGTGCGCTCGGATCATGCCTTCCCGGAAACCATGTCCACCCTGCAGGAGGTGATTACGCGCCATGGCTATACCGTCTCGCGCGTGCAGCGCGTGGACATCGGCCTGACTGACAGCGGTTTCAAGACCGACATGTATCGCCTGGTGTTTTTCGCCAAGCCCGCCGAACTGCGCGATCTGTCGCAGCGCTATCCTCATCTCATTCCCTATCTACCATGGCCGATCACCATCTTCGCCGAAGGGGAGGAGACCCTGCTGGTCACCGCCAATCCGGCCGAGCTGCACGCCCTGGCGCACAACGACGAGCTGAAGCAGTTGTTCCAGCGCTGGAGCGTGGAGTACCGCGCGATATTGGAAGAGGTGCGGAAGGGGGAATAA
- a CDS encoding glutamate synthase subunit beta has protein sequence MGNVFQFLQVPRIDPEKKAVEVRIKEYAEIYGQFDKDAAASQADRCLACGNPYCSWKCPVHNYIPHWLKLVAEGNITEAAELSHRTNSLPEICGRVCPQDRLCEGACTLNDGFGAVTIGAVERYISDTAFAQGWRPDLSRVKDSGKRVAVVGAGPAGLGCADVLARNGVKAVVYDRHPEIGGLLTFGIPEFKLEKTIVKRRREVMEGMGIEFRLGVEVGKDVSFEALLAEYDAVFLGMGTYNYMKGGFPGEDLPGVHAALDFLIANVNHCHGYEKSPADYINMKGQRVVVLGGGDTAMDCNRTSIRQGAKSVTCAYRRDEANMPGSKREVANAREEGVQFLWNRQPVEIVGEDHVEGVKVVTTEMGPPDARGRRTPQVVAGSEEIIPADRVLIAFGFRPNPQPWFAQHGIEVDERGRVKAPANGQYKYQTSNAKVFAGGDMVRGSDLVVTAVWEGRQAAEGILDYLAV, from the coding sequence ATGGGTAACGTTTTCCAATTTCTGCAAGTGCCGCGCATCGATCCGGAGAAGAAGGCCGTCGAGGTGCGCATCAAGGAATACGCCGAGATCTACGGTCAGTTCGACAAGGACGCTGCGGCTTCCCAGGCCGACCGCTGTCTGGCCTGCGGCAATCCGTACTGCTCGTGGAAGTGCCCGGTGCACAACTACATCCCGCACTGGCTCAAGCTGGTGGCGGAAGGCAATATCACCGAGGCGGCCGAGCTGTCGCACCGCACCAACTCGCTGCCGGAGATCTGCGGCCGCGTCTGTCCGCAGGACCGCCTGTGCGAGGGCGCCTGCACCCTGAACGACGGCTTCGGTGCGGTGACCATCGGCGCGGTGGAACGTTACATCTCCGATACCGCCTTCGCCCAGGGCTGGCGCCCGGACCTGTCGCGTGTCAAGGACAGCGGCAAGCGCGTGGCGGTGGTCGGAGCCGGTCCCGCCGGCCTCGGCTGCGCCGACGTGCTGGCGCGCAACGGCGTCAAGGCGGTGGTGTACGACCGTCACCCGGAGATCGGCGGCCTGCTCACCTTCGGTATCCCCGAATTCAAGCTGGAGAAGACCATCGTCAAGCGTCGCCGCGAGGTGATGGAAGGCATGGGCATCGAGTTCCGTCTCGGCGTCGAGGTGGGCAAGGATGTGAGCTTCGAGGCGCTGCTGGCTGAATACGATGCCGTATTCCTCGGCATGGGCACTTACAACTACATGAAGGGCGGCTTCCCCGGTGAGGACCTGCCCGGCGTGCACGCCGCGCTGGACTTCCTCATCGCCAACGTCAACCACTGCCACGGCTACGAGAAGAGCCCGGCCGATTACATCAACATGAAGGGCCAGCGTGTCGTCGTGCTGGGCGGCGGCGATACCGCCATGGACTGCAACCGCACCTCCATCCGCCAGGGCGCCAAGAGCGTCACCTGCGCCTACCGCCGCGACGAGGCCAACATGCCCGGTTCCAAGCGCGAGGTGGCCAACGCCAGGGAAGAGGGCGTGCAGTTCCTGTGGAACCGCCAACCGGTGGAGATCGTCGGCGAGGATCACGTCGAGGGCGTCAAGGTGGTGACCACCGAGATGGGCCCGCCCGATGCGCGCGGCCGCCGCACGCCGCAGGTGGTGGCAGGCTCGGAGGAGATCATCCCTGCCGACCGCGTGCTGATCGCTTTCGGTTTCCGCCCCAACCCGCAGCCCTGGTTCGCCCAGCACGGTATCGAGGTGGACGAGCGCGGCCGGGTCAAGGCACCGGCCAACGGCCAGTACAAGTACCAGACCAGCAACGCCAAGGTGTTCGCCGGCGGCGACATGGTGCGCGGCTCCGACCTGGTGGTCACCGCCGTCTGGGAAGGCCGCCAGGCCGCCGAAGGCATCCTGGATTATCTGGCGGTTTAA